The DNA window TATCGGAGAAGACGGAAAACCTACTAACGAGATGAAACTGGAAGACGGTTCCGTGCTCGTAGGTTCCTACGACCTGGTACCGCTGCTCGACGACTTTATCGAAGAGCACCCTGATTTCTCCTATAAGGGGGCAAAAGCAGTTATTGCTCTTACTGGTTATAACGGTATCCTCGGTTACCGTACCGCCCCGTCTTACGACTCAGACGAATACAGAGCCAAGAACCCGGGCTTTGACTATGCAAAAGAACGGGAAGAGGCCGCCAAGGTAGCCGCGTGCCTGAAAGAAAACGGTTTTGAGCTGGCTTCCCACAGCTGGGGCCACAGAAACATGGGAACGATTTCGATGGAGAACTTCCGCGCGGATACGGATAAGTGGGAGGCAGAGGTGGAAACACTGATTGGCCCATGTGATATCATCCTGTTCCCGTTCGGCAGCGATATCGGCGGCTGGATGCCTTACGACACCAGCGGTGAACGTTACCAGTATCTCCATTCCAAAGGATTCCGTTATTTCTGCAACGTGGATTCCAGCCAGTACTGGGTACAGATTGGCGACGATTACATGAGACAGGGACGAAGAAACCTGGATGGCTTCCGAATGTATTACGACCTTCCGGAGACAAATCCGACGAAGGATCATTTGAGCGATTTATTTGATGTTACCGAGGTATTTGACAGAAGAAGGCCCACTCCGGTCGCGAAGATGAGCGAGTAGAGAAGAAACGATAAAAAAGTGCCATACCCGGCGCCAGGAATACTGGATTCCTGTACCGGGTATGGCACTTTTTTAATTATAGGAAATTACGTCCTGTGAATCAAAAACACTCCGCGAGCGGGATTCTTTGTTCTCATCTAAAACTGCACTATCTCTTTTATTTCTTTTGCCTTCTCCACATAATCCGCATAGAGCATCGGGCCTTCGCCTTCATATTCCGGGCTGAATTCGTATTCCACTCTCGCGGTAACCTTCACCCACTCTTTTGTTTCCAGAAGTCTGGCATTTTTGGCTTTACACATGAAGCCCAGGAAGGTCATGTCCGCTTCACAGCAGGTCATCGCCATTCTTCCCGGCACGAAGTAGTTCTTCGGAAAATCAGGAGTCTTAAGAACCATCGCAGTAAATTCCACCGTCTTGCCGCGGTAGCGGTCGGGCTTGTCCAGCATGTCGATATACCAGATTCCGTAAGCTTCCGGTGAAATCTCTATCACTTCTGCATTTACATCATACGGCAGATCCGCCTCGGAAATTTCCTGTATCTCGCCCTCGGCATCCTCAAAGACAATCTGCACCTGAGGATTCATTCCCTTTAAGGTCCTTCGGTAGGTATCCAGATCCTCAATTCCGTCACACCGGTTCATAATGAGCATTTCCGTGTTTCTGACCATGGCGCCCACCAGCGGTTTCATATTGTTCAGATATAAATCAAAGGTAGAACCGTCGACAATCGTAATCTGCTGGTAAAGCTCCCAGTCGGCCGGAAGTTTCAGCTCATCAAGGTTCCACATGCCGTTCCACTCCACCAGCACGCGCTCCGGGTTATAGAAAAGCTCCAGTTCTTCCAGGTATTGCGGAGTGAGCTTTGAGAGTTCCTCCACGTAGACTACCGCCGTCTTTGTCTCTTTGAGTAAATCTGCCTCGTACTCTTCCTCGCCTTCTTCGCAGACAATTAATAATGTCTTTCCCTCAGACTGGAAGTAATCCTGCTGAAGTGTAAACTTTATAAAGGCCGTTTTACCGGCTTCCAAAAAACCATTGATCAGAAATAACGGCATCTTCTCGTCATCCATTACTTATATCTCCCTCCGTGTTTCATCAGGCTTTGAACGCCGCTTCCAGGCCATCCTCATCCAGATTTGCGCCTATTACGCAGAGTTTACCGGTATAATCCGGAATTCCCTCGCGGATTTCCACCTGTTCCGGAACCAGATCAAAATGAAGCCATATTCCTTCTTTCTCGCCGGGAATCATGCCCTTTGCACGAAGTACCTCGCCGTATTTCCTGCTGTAAGCAAGTTCATGAAGCACTGCCTCCAGTTTGTCGCGGCTGATGGCAGGCACATTCTCTCTTCCCCAGCTTGTGAAAACTTCATCGGCATGATGATGGTCATGGTGATCGTGATCGTGGCAGCCACAAGTGCAGTTTTCGCCGTGATCATGGTCGTGGTGATGCTCATGATGCTCATGATCATGGCAGCCACATTCCTCATCGTGGCCATGATGGTGGTGCTCATGCCCGTGATCGTGGCAGCTGCATTCTTCTTCACCGTGATCATGATGGTGGTGCTCATGCCCATGATCGTGGCAGCCGCATTCTTCTTCACCGTGATCATGATGATGGTGCTCATGCCCGTGACCGTGGCAGCCGCATTCTTCTTCCTCATCGTGAGCATGATGATGGTGCTCATGATCGTGACAGCCACACTCTTCTTCCCCGTGGCCGTGATGGTGGTGCTCATGCTGTCTGTATTCCCTGGCCTCCTTCATCAGTTCTTCCGCCATATCATCCTTTTTCTCGATAATTTCCAGAAGCTGCGCACCCGTAAGCTGGCTGCAGGGAGTTGTTACAATATTTGCCGCTGCGTTATGCTCCCTGAGCATCTCAACAGCTGCCTGAACCTTTTCAGCTGCCGCTATATCCGTACGGCTCAGCACAATAGTACCTGCATTGTCGATCTGGTTGTTGAAAAATTCACCGAAATTCTTCATATACATGCGGCACTTGTTTACATCTACAACGGTAACGGCACTGTTGAGCATTACTTCTATTTCAGAAGCGACATCTCTCACCGCCTTCATGACATCGGAAAGCTTTCCAACACCCGACGGCTCGATGATGACACGGTCCGGCTGGTATTTTGTAAGCACTTCTTTAAGTGATTTGCCGAAATCCCCAACCAGGGAACAGCAGATACAGCCTGAATTCATCTCACGGATCTCAATCCCGGCGTCTTTTAAAAATCCTCCGTCAATTCCGATCTCACCAAATTCATTTTCAATCAGCACGACTTTCTCTCCTGCGATGGCTTCCCTGAGGAGCTGCTTAATAAATGTAGTCTTTCCTGCTCCAAGGAAACCGGAAATGATATCAATCTTTGTCATTATTATCAACCTTCTTTTCTTCTTTTTACAATAGTTTAAACCTAATTTATTATTTTTACACAAATACAGGATAAAGTCAAGCAGGTGAGAATTTCAGTCAGCTTTTTTATTCCATGTTCCGCATCAGCCAAAACGGAACCCGGCTTCTCCCGGACACAAAGAGGACAGCATATGATTCCCTCCGGAATTATGCTGTCCTTACCGTCTTTCGCTTCCGGCCTGCCGAATATTTTCCGCAGCCATTTCTCTATCCGGACTTTTTAATTCTTTCTCCGTTTTAC is part of the [Clostridium] symbiosum genome and encodes:
- a CDS encoding GTP-binding protein, whose protein sequence is MDDEKMPLFLINGFLEAGKTAFIKFTLQQDYFQSEGKTLLIVCEEGEEEYEADLLKETKTAVVYVEELSKLTPQYLEELELFYNPERVLVEWNGMWNLDELKLPADWELYQQITIVDGSTFDLYLNNMKPLVGAMVRNTEMLIMNRCDGIEDLDTYRRTLKGMNPQVQIVFEDAEGEIQEISEADLPYDVNAEVIEISPEAYGIWYIDMLDKPDRYRGKTVEFTAMVLKTPDFPKNYFVPGRMAMTCCEADMTFLGFMCKAKNARLLETKEWVKVTARVEYEFSPEYEGEGPMLYADYVEKAKEIKEIVQF
- a CDS encoding CobW family GTP-binding protein, whose amino-acid sequence is MTKIDIISGFLGAGKTTFIKQLLREAIAGEKVVLIENEFGEIGIDGGFLKDAGIEIREMNSGCICCSLVGDFGKSLKEVLTKYQPDRVIIEPSGVGKLSDVMKAVRDVASEIEVMLNSAVTVVDVNKCRMYMKNFGEFFNNQIDNAGTIVLSRTDIAAAEKVQAAVEMLREHNAAANIVTTPCSQLTGAQLLEIIEKKDDMAEELMKEAREYRQHEHHHHGHGEEECGCHDHEHHHHAHDEEEECGCHGHGHEHHHHDHGEEECGCHDHGHEHHHHDHGEEECSCHDHGHEHHHHGHDEECGCHDHEHHEHHHDHDHGENCTCGCHDHDHHDHHHADEVFTSWGRENVPAISRDKLEAVLHELAYSRKYGEVLRAKGMIPGEKEGIWLHFDLVPEQVEIREGIPDYTGKLCVIGANLDEDGLEAAFKA